In one Sporomusa sphaeroides DSM 2875 genomic region, the following are encoded:
- the prfA gene encoding peptide chain release factor 1 codes for MRDKLQALEDKFQELEGRISDPAVMADMSEWQKLTKAHSKMSAVVEKFREYKKTLQALDDASEMLKDKLDDEFHEMVEAEYEEAKAKKVTLEQELRILLLPKDPNDDKNVIVEIRGGAGGDEAALFAGDLFRMYTRYAETQGWRVEMLDANAPDLGGFKEVVFSIEGDGAYSKLKYESGVHRVQRVPTTESSGRIHTSTVTVAVLPEAEEVDIEINPNDLRIDTYCASGAGGQHVNKTESAVRITHLPTGVVVQCQDEKSQLKNRDKAMRVLRAKILEMAEAEQAAELAGTRKSQVGTGDRSERIRTYNFPQGRVTDHRIGLTLHKLDFVLNGDLDEMISALVTAGQSDKLKDVE; via the coding sequence CCAAAGCCCACAGCAAGATGAGTGCTGTCGTGGAAAAGTTCCGTGAATACAAAAAGACGCTTCAGGCCCTTGATGATGCCAGTGAAATGCTTAAAGACAAACTGGATGATGAATTCCATGAAATGGTGGAAGCTGAGTATGAGGAAGCTAAGGCGAAAAAAGTGACATTGGAACAGGAACTCAGAATCCTCTTGCTGCCCAAAGATCCTAATGATGATAAAAACGTCATTGTCGAGATTCGTGGCGGTGCAGGCGGCGATGAAGCGGCGCTGTTTGCCGGTGATTTGTTCCGCATGTATACCCGTTATGCGGAAACCCAGGGCTGGCGGGTAGAGATGCTTGACGCCAATGCCCCGGATCTGGGCGGGTTTAAAGAAGTGGTATTTTCCATTGAGGGAGATGGCGCTTACTCCAAACTCAAATACGAGAGCGGCGTGCACCGGGTGCAGCGGGTGCCGACCACCGAGTCGAGCGGCCGTATTCATACCTCCACCGTGACCGTAGCCGTGTTGCCGGAGGCCGAAGAGGTGGATATTGAAATCAATCCGAATGATCTGAGGATTGATACCTATTGCGCCAGCGGCGCAGGCGGGCAGCATGTTAACAAAACCGAATCGGCTGTGCGGATTACACATTTGCCCACAGGGGTGGTAGTGCAATGCCAGGACGAAAAATCACAGCTTAAAAACCGTGATAAAGCTATGCGCGTTCTGAGAGCCAAAATCCTGGAGATGGCGGAGGCGGAGCAGGCCGCTGAACTGGCCGGAACCCGCAAAAGCCAGGTTGGCACCGGTGACCGCAGTGAGCGAATTCGGACCTATAACTTCCCGCAAGGCCGGGTTACCGACCACCGGATTGGGTTAACGCTGCATAAACTGGATTTCGTGTTAAACGGTGATTTGGATGAAATGATTTCGGCGCTGGTAACTGCCGGACAGAGTGATAAACTGAAAGACGTTGAATAA